In a genomic window of Bordetella petrii:
- a CDS encoding AlpA family transcriptional regulator, protein MSQIPVLPPNERRILRLDEVEAKSGFKRAHIYNLMRAGKFPQALRLGVRAVGWDSVEIDQWIAERLNNRT, encoded by the coding sequence ATGTCGCAGATACCTGTACTACCGCCCAACGAGCGCCGCATCTTGCGTCTCGATGAAGTCGAGGCCAAGTCCGGCTTCAAGCGTGCCCACATCTACAACCTGATGCGTGCCGGCAAGTTCCCCCAGGCGCTGCGTCTGGGCGTGCGTGCAGTGGGCTGGGATTCGGTCGAGATCGACCAGTGGATCGCCGAACGTCTCAACAATCGCACCTGA
- a CDS encoding ParA family protein produces MQVVSIISTKGGVGKTTTAANLGGLAADAGLRVLLLDLDVQPTLSSYYELAHRAPGGIYELLAFNERDLDRLVSRTSIAGLDLVLSNDHRGELNTLLLHAPDGRLRLRHLLPVLAPLYDLLLIDTQGARSVLLEMAVLASDLALSPVTPEILAARELRRGTMQLLEDIAPYRHLGIEPPPLHLLINRVHPVSANARLIQQALRDLFQEHAGIRVLATDVPAIEAYPRAATRGLPVHRVEYRQPPGRVAPAALDTMRALASELFPQWQDQLAFVSGRQQRPSETGRQHGKRT; encoded by the coding sequence ATGCAGGTTGTATCCATCATCTCGACCAAGGGCGGCGTCGGCAAAACGACCACCGCAGCCAACCTCGGCGGTCTTGCCGCCGACGCGGGCTTGCGCGTACTGCTGCTCGACCTCGACGTGCAGCCCACGTTGTCGTCCTATTACGAACTGGCCCACCGCGCGCCCGGTGGCATCTACGAGCTGCTGGCCTTCAACGAGCGCGATCTCGACCGGCTCGTGTCCCGCACGAGCATCGCGGGCCTGGACCTAGTGCTCTCCAACGACCACCGAGGCGAACTGAACACCTTGCTGCTGCATGCGCCGGACGGGCGCCTGCGGTTACGCCATCTGTTGCCGGTGCTGGCGCCTCTCTATGACCTGCTGTTGATCGACACCCAGGGCGCGCGCAGCGTCTTGCTGGAGATGGCCGTGCTCGCGTCCGATCTTGCGCTGTCGCCCGTGACCCCGGAAATCCTCGCGGCCCGCGAGTTGCGGCGCGGCACCATGCAGTTGCTGGAGGACATCGCGCCGTACCGACACCTCGGCATCGAACCGCCGCCGCTGCACCTGCTCATCAACCGCGTCCACCCCGTGTCCGCCAACGCGCGGCTGATCCAGCAGGCCCTGCGCGACCTGTTCCAGGAGCATGCTGGCATCCGTGTGCTGGCTACTGACGTGCCGGCTATCGAAGCCTATCCGCGCGCTGCGACCCGCGGCCTGCCGGTGCATCGCGTCGAGTACCGACAGCCACCGGGCAGAGTCGCGCCAGCCGCTCTCGACACCATGCGCGCCCTTGCCAGCGAGTTGTTCCCGCAATGGCAGGATCAATTGGCCTTCGTGTCCGGCCGCCAGCAGCGTCCTTCTGAGACTGGGAGGCAGCATGGCAAGCGCACATGA